Within Synechococcus sp. NB0720_010, the genomic segment ACCGACGCTTCCTTCGAGCAAGACGTGCTCAAGAGCGATGTACCCGTTCTTGTGGATTTCTGGGCGCCCTGGTGCGGCCCCTGCCGCATGGTCGCTCCGATCGTCGACGAAATCTCGAAGGAGTTCGAAGGCAAGATCAAGGTCTTCAAACTCAACACCGACGAGAACCCCAACGTCGCCAGCCAGTACGGGATCCGTAGCATCCCCACCTTGATGATCTTCAAGGACGGGCAAAAGGTCGACACCGTTGTCGGTGCTGTGCCCAAGACCACCCTCTCCGGCACCATCTCCAAGTACCTCTGAGCGTCAGCGGCACCGCCCAAGACCTCCCCTCAAGCCCGGCCTTTGGCCGGGCTTTTCTGTCCTGATCCCAAACGATGGCGATCGAGCGAAGCCCCCTGGACGCGTTGGCCGATGCCCTTGAGGGCCATCCCCAACGCCGCTCCATCGAGCGCAGTGTGGTTCAGCTGCTGGAGATCTCACGCAGTAGCCGTGATGCCGATGAGTGGCGACTGATCACCGGT encodes:
- the trxA gene encoding thioredoxin; translation: MSSAAAVTDASFEQDVLKSDVPVLVDFWAPWCGPCRMVAPIVDEISKEFEGKIKVFKLNTDENPNVASQYGIRSIPTLMIFKDGQKVDTVVGAVPKTTLSGTISKYL